A genomic segment from Fuerstiella sp. encodes:
- a CDS encoding ASKHA domain-containing protein produces the protein MDKIDPGEFRKRLDTITKIYGRISEHARKQSLMRCPYKNRFDKCTAGFGCRYQRKPAVEGELLICSSDDQLNYRSAWDVEPDSVSPADSPETSGSVSCDADSRPARTGKTLFDYADELTVPVPSSCGRSGICHECIVEVKQGNDALSSPNDTETFLTGDYRLACQATVEKENAQIEFALLRRSPQILKAPVAETTDLDPLVTRSGHVVLYDGEEIDRYRGRILGMSIDLGTTTVVAELVDLESGQLVYTTSFENPQRFGGSDIMYRISYDAGTYQGELHRAIINTLNTEIQQMCDQLDIDRHVIYEIVVVGNSTMRDLFFNLDVQSIGQKPYKSITEHQYRDGKRDSTALVEMARSLRIRANRNARVFGAPLIASHVGGDVVADLLAIDMPSQHETVMLVDAGTNTEVVIGNKDRLMAASCPAGPAFEGGLVKFGMPGCAGAIESIHIDDHQFQYSTINGHAPQGMCGSGLIELLAELRRHEMMTPMGVFADKLPELMIVPEHGITFSREDASHLAQAKAANYCGQVLLMRRFGVTPEQITQLYLAGGFANYVDAASAIDIGFLAPVPVDRINKVGNAASSGAREMLQSYSKRKLIGRLIENVDHIELETMPDFFDMFVEGCQFKPMQF, from the coding sequence ATGGACAAGATTGACCCCGGCGAATTCCGGAAGCGACTGGACACGATCACCAAGATCTATGGTCGGATCTCCGAGCATGCCCGGAAGCAAAGTCTGATGCGGTGCCCTTACAAAAACCGCTTCGACAAATGCACGGCCGGATTTGGTTGTCGCTACCAGCGAAAACCTGCTGTCGAAGGAGAATTACTCATCTGTTCCAGCGACGACCAACTGAACTACCGCAGCGCGTGGGACGTTGAACCCGACAGCGTTTCCCCCGCAGATTCACCGGAGACATCCGGATCCGTGTCGTGCGATGCTGACAGCCGACCGGCCCGAACCGGCAAAACCCTGTTTGATTATGCCGACGAACTTACAGTTCCTGTTCCGTCATCCTGTGGCCGGTCCGGGATCTGCCATGAATGTATTGTTGAGGTGAAGCAGGGCAACGACGCACTGTCATCACCGAACGACACCGAAACCTTCCTGACCGGTGACTACCGACTGGCGTGTCAGGCCACCGTCGAGAAAGAGAACGCACAGATCGAATTTGCATTGTTACGCCGTTCCCCACAGATTCTGAAAGCGCCCGTCGCTGAGACAACAGATCTCGATCCGCTGGTCACGAGGTCCGGCCATGTGGTGCTGTACGACGGAGAAGAGATCGACAGGTATCGCGGCAGAATCCTGGGCATGTCGATCGACCTGGGCACGACGACAGTGGTGGCTGAGTTAGTCGATCTCGAATCAGGTCAGTTGGTCTATACCACGTCATTTGAAAACCCACAGCGTTTCGGTGGCAGTGACATCATGTATCGCATTAGTTACGACGCGGGGACGTATCAGGGTGAATTGCACCGTGCGATCATTAACACGCTGAACACTGAAATCCAGCAAATGTGTGATCAGCTGGACATTGATCGACATGTGATCTACGAAATCGTCGTGGTGGGCAATTCGACTATGCGCGATTTGTTTTTCAACCTGGACGTTCAATCGATTGGACAAAAACCATACAAGTCAATCACTGAGCATCAGTACCGGGATGGAAAACGCGACTCAACAGCACTGGTCGAGATGGCTCGCAGTTTGCGTATTCGTGCCAACAGGAACGCCCGTGTCTTTGGGGCCCCTCTGATCGCCAGCCATGTCGGTGGCGATGTTGTGGCAGATCTGCTTGCAATCGATATGCCGTCTCAACACGAGACCGTGATGCTGGTCGATGCGGGAACCAACACCGAGGTTGTGATTGGAAACAAAGACCGACTGATGGCCGCATCATGTCCGGCCGGCCCGGCCTTTGAAGGAGGGCTGGTTAAATTCGGCATGCCCGGATGCGCCGGAGCAATTGAATCGATCCATATCGATGACCATCAGTTTCAGTACAGTACGATCAACGGACATGCACCACAGGGAATGTGTGGTTCCGGGCTGATTGAACTGCTGGCTGAACTGCGACGGCACGAGATGATGACTCCTATGGGAGTGTTTGCTGACAAGTTACCGGAGCTGATGATTGTCCCCGAACACGGGATCACCTTTTCTCGCGAGGATGCCAGTCACCTTGCACAGGCCAAAGCGGCCAACTATTGCGGGCAAGTACTGTTAATGCGCCGATTTGGAGTGACTCCTGAACAGATCACTCAACTGTACCTGGCAGGAGGTTTTGCCAACTACGTGGATGCGGCCAGCGCAATTGATATCGGTTTTTTGGCACCGGTTCCCGTCGACCGGATTAACAAGGTGGGCAACGCCGCGTCGTCCGGCGCGCGTGAGATGCTGCAGTCATACAGTAAACGCAAATTGATCGGTCGGCTGATAGAGAATGTGGATCACATTGAACTGGAAACAATGCCTGACTTCTTTGATATGTTCGTGGAGGGCTGCCAGTTCAAACCGATGCAGTTTTGA
- a CDS encoding corrinoid protein, with protein MAQIDDIQNEFIRQELVEYVERDDERQHMINMYAATAPNMQEIAASIIDGAHHQTDELTTAALTEGIDALKIMDDGLIAGMGLVGIKFRENFIFVPEVLACARAMKAGMKHIEPILSASGIEPVGKVIMGTVKGDLHDIGKNLCIMMLNGAGFEVIDLGVDTSPDDFITAVEEHQAPLVGMSALLTTTMPNMGRTIEAFIDADLRDDVKFMVGGAPVTPEFADDMGADAYGATAMECVDVAKRLCASD; from the coding sequence ATGGCTCAGATTGACGATATTCAAAACGAATTCATCCGACAGGAACTTGTCGAATACGTCGAAAGAGACGATGAGCGACAGCACATGATCAACATGTATGCGGCAACCGCTCCAAACATGCAGGAGATTGCAGCATCCATCATCGACGGGGCGCACCATCAGACCGACGAGTTGACAACAGCAGCTCTGACCGAAGGTATCGACGCACTCAAAATCATGGACGACGGCCTGATCGCAGGAATGGGGTTGGTGGGCATCAAGTTCCGTGAGAATTTCATCTTCGTTCCCGAAGTACTGGCCTGTGCGCGAGCGATGAAGGCCGGTATGAAACATATTGAGCCGATTCTCTCAGCATCCGGGATCGAGCCGGTTGGTAAGGTCATTATGGGGACAGTCAAAGGAGATCTGCACGATATCGGTAAAAACCTGTGTATCATGATGCTCAACGGCGCCGGGTTTGAAGTGATCGATCTGGGTGTTGACACATCGCCGGATGACTTCATAACAGCGGTTGAAGAACACCAGGCCCCCCTGGTGGGTATGTCGGCACTGCTGACAACCACGATGCCAAATATGGGCAGGACCATCGAAGCTTTTATCGATGCCGATCTGCGTGACGATGTAAAGTTTATGGTCGGCGGAGCTCCGGTGACCCCCGAATTTGCAGACGATATGGGTGCCGATGCCTACGGGGCAACGGCGATGGAATGCGTCGATGTGGCCAAGCGATTGTGCGCATCCGATTGA